In Persicimonas caeni, a single window of DNA contains:
- a CDS encoding anti-sigma factor family protein, whose translation MNCQEFQLFSDAYVDGEFSDRERAEIEMHLRECDGCRAEVDSKIRFKEQFKDVLGQEKAPEALRQRIFEGIDEVERQVRRDERRGPVMRFAMVGAPLAATVALVVWFLPQITTVTPASSEQIPVVENTIEWHSGDFPIEVTGPQPREVARWFRGKVDFPVRLPTFSTNQARLIGGRIAHVNNRRAAYALYDVDGARLSVMIFHGDDFKVPGDKIRKVSGRDIAVLNSKGYEVAVLQDDGITYTMTSDLPEEELLELVGTSLAH comes from the coding sequence ATGAATTGCCAAGAATTTCAGCTCTTTTCGGACGCCTATGTGGACGGAGAGTTCAGCGACCGAGAGAGAGCAGAAATCGAGATGCACCTGCGTGAGTGCGACGGGTGCCGGGCGGAAGTAGACTCGAAGATCCGCTTTAAAGAGCAGTTCAAGGATGTGCTGGGACAGGAAAAGGCCCCCGAGGCTCTGCGCCAGCGTATTTTCGAAGGGATCGACGAGGTCGAGCGCCAGGTGCGACGCGACGAGCGTCGAGGCCCGGTGATGCGCTTTGCGATGGTCGGCGCCCCGCTGGCAGCCACCGTCGCGCTGGTGGTCTGGTTTTTGCCCCAAATCACCACCGTCACCCCGGCGAGCAGCGAGCAGATCCCGGTGGTCGAGAACACCATCGAGTGGCATAGCGGTGATTTCCCCATCGAGGTCACCGGCCCGCAGCCGCGCGAGGTGGCCCGATGGTTCCGCGGAAAGGTCGACTTCCCGGTACGTCTCCCCACCTTCAGCACCAACCAGGCTCGACTCATCGGCGGTCGCATCGCCCACGTCAATAACCGCCGCGCTGCCTACGCCTTGTACGATGTCGATGGCGCCCGTCTCAGCGTCATGATCTTCCACGGCGACGACTTTAAAGTCCCCGGCGACAAAATCCGCAAAGTCTCCGGTCGCGACATCGCAGTGCTCAACAGCAAAGGGTACGAGGTCGCGGTGCTGCAAGACGACGGCATCACCTACACGATGACCAGCGACTTACCCGAAGAGGAGCTTCTCGAATTGGTGGGCACTTCGCTCGCGCACTGA
- a CDS encoding sigma-70 family RNA polymerase sigma factor, translated as MFGKKRSEKDEAFQREAVPHLDALYGTALRMTKDEQDAEDLVQEAMLKAYRYFDKYENGTNCKAWLFKIMTNTFINRYRKSKKRKEYLVDDDYRPLQERAEAPERNPFIDDFNQDEENLYFKMFGDEVKNALETIPVDFRMVVLLADLQDFAYKEIAEIMDCPIGTVMSRLYRGRRMLQAKLEEYAVREGYITVTEDAADKEEEADSNTTNLEEYRRRRAQG; from the coding sequence ATGTTCGGAAAAAAGCGATCGGAGAAGGACGAAGCATTTCAGCGCGAGGCGGTTCCTCACCTGGATGCGCTGTACGGCACTGCTCTACGCATGACCAAGGACGAGCAAGATGCAGAAGATCTCGTCCAAGAGGCCATGCTCAAGGCGTATCGCTACTTCGACAAGTACGAGAACGGGACCAACTGCAAGGCCTGGCTCTTCAAGATCATGACCAATACCTTCATCAACAGGTATCGGAAGTCGAAGAAGCGCAAGGAGTACTTGGTCGACGACGACTATCGTCCCCTTCAGGAGCGCGCCGAGGCCCCCGAGCGCAATCCCTTCATCGACGATTTCAATCAAGATGAAGAGAATTTGTACTTCAAGATGTTTGGCGACGAGGTGAAGAACGCGCTGGAGACGATTCCAGTCGACTTCCGCATGGTCGTACTTTTGGCCGACCTGCAGGACTTCGCCTATAAAGAGATCGCCGAGATTATGGATTGTCCCATCGGTACGGTCATGAGCCGTCTGTACCGCGGGCGTCGCATGCTCCAGGCGAAACTCGAGGAGTATGCCGTCAGGGAAGGCTACATCACTGTCACGGAAGACGCGGCCGACAAAGAAGAAGAGGCCGACTCGAATACGACGAATCTCGAGGAGTATCGCCGCCGACGCGCCCAGGGCTGA